A stretch of DNA from Vibrio rhizosphaerae:
TTTTTCCAATACAGTCGCTCAGACTCATTGGGTGTCAGCCCACCATTATATTGATGGGGCCTAAGTTGGCTGTAATAACCTGTGATGTAACGAGTTATATGCTGTCTTGCTTCGCTAAAACTCCTATAACCCGACACCGGTATCCATTCTGTCTTTAGACTTCTGAAGAACCGCTCCATCGGGCTATTGTCCCAACAATTACCTCGCCTAGATAAGCTTTGCTTAATTTGATAACGCCACAACAGTTGCCGATAAGAACGACTGGTGTAATGACTTCCTTGGTCGCTGTGGAACATCACGCCTTTGGGCTTACCTCGTGATTCAAACGCCATAGAGAGTGCTTTCCCTGTCAACTTACTATCAGGCGATACTGACATCGCCCAACCAATTGGCTTTCTCGCGAACAGGTCGATGACAACAGCAAGATACATCCAGCGTTGTCCCGTCCAGACATACGTCACATCACCGACCCAGACTTGGTTGGGAGTGGTAACGGCAAATTGTCGAGACAGATGGTTTGGGATCTCTACGTGCTCTTGTGATGCCTTTCGATATCGGTGCTTCGGTGTTTGGCAGCTGAACAACCCTAATAATTTCATTATCTTAGAAGCTCGATAACGTGTCAGTTTTACACCTTGGGCCGTCACCATGTCGGCAATGCTTCTCGCACCAGCAGAGCCGTTGCTTGCCGTATGAACTTCTTTAATGAGACTCTTTAGTTTCACCAACTCTGGAGAAACCCTCTTAGGGCGACAACGCCAGTATTTGTAACTGCTGCGGTGGACACTGAACACATGACACAGGGTTGTTACGCTAAAGCTCTGCTTGAGTTTCTCGATTATCGAGAGTTGTTCAGTGAGTCCGACATCAAGAGAGCGGTAGCCTTTTTTAATATTTCATTGTGCTCTTCAAGACGTGCAAGTTTCTTCTTTAGCTCTCGTATCTCAATTTGCTCTGGTGTCATTGGTGAGGCTTGAGGAGTCATTCCCTTTTTTTCTTGCTTGAGCTGCCTTACCCACTTATCCATTGTCGATTTACCAACACCCATGGCTTTTGCAGCTTCAACAACGGTGTAGTTTTGATCGAGAACAAGTTGCGCTGCTTCGAGTTTGAATTCCGCACTGAAAGTGCGTCTGGTACGCTTGGTCATAGTTTCACCTGTCATGCTATGAGGTGTATTTTAACACCTCTAATCAGGTGGCCAAATTCACCGTACCACTACAGTACCACTACAAAAGGAACGATTTGGATAATAATCAGGTATAAAACCTCCATATTCTCCGGCTCTGATGCCAGCTTCTGTACAAATAAATCCACATAAGAAGGATGCTCTTGTAGAAAGTCATCGATAACCATATAGGAGGCTTCATCAAAATATTCACTCCTGTATAGCTGCTCAAGATCCCATTCGAAATGATCCATTGGTTCCCCCTTATTGATCCCAAGTCGGATGGATCAAGATAAAACGCGCTTTGCCCATCAATGCAACGATGCCCGGCCTTCTTTAATCATCTGCTTCGTCAGCCATTGCTCATATTCTTCACGCGTCATTGGTGAAAAGCTTTCTCTGTCTTTGTACCAACTAAATTTACATTCAACAAAGTCTTCATATGTCCAGTCTTCACACTCTAAGGCATGTTTGATACAGCAGTCTAAAGGAACGATTTGGATAATAATCAGGTATAAAACCTCCATATTCTCCGGCTCTGATGCCAGCTTCTGTACAAATAAATCCACATAGGAAGGATGCTCTTGTAGAAAGTCATCGATATTAACATAGGAGGCTTCATCAAAATATTCATTCCTGTATATCTTCTCAAGCTTCCATTCGAAATGATCCATTGGTTCCCCCTTATTGATCCCAAGTCGGATGGATCAAGATAAAACGCGCTTTGCCCATCAATGCAACGATGCCCGGCCTTCTTTAATCATCTGCTTCGTCAGCCATTGCTCATACGCTTCACGCGTCATTGGTGAAAAGCTTTCTCTGTCTTTGTACCAACTATAATGAGATTCAGCGAACTCTTCATATGTCCAGCCTACACATTCTAAGGCATATTTGATACAGCAGTCTAAAGGAACAATGTCGATAATAATCAGGTATAAAACTTCCATATTCTCCGGCTCTGATGCCAGCTTCTGTACAAAGAAATCCACATAAGAAGGTCGCTCCTGTAGCAAATCCTCAATAAGCGCATAGGAACCCTCATCAAAATATTCACTACGGTATAGATTCTCAAGCCTCAATTCGAAATGATCCATTGGTTCTCCTTATTGATCCCAAGTCGGATGGATCAAGATAAAACGCGCTTTGCCCATCAATGTAACGATGCCCGACCTTCTTTAATCATCTGCTTTGTCAGCCATTGCTCATACGCTTCACGCGTCATTGGGCAAAAATCCCCCCATCAGCCTTAATCCATTTTGATCTCTCACTGCATATAGAGACTCAAAATGCAAAGATAAAGCAAACAAAATAGGTGTCATATTTGACAAGTTAATTATAAATTTTTTTACATCATCCAAAGCATGATGATGGCCTAGGTCAATATAAAAAAAGATTCTCATAGCAACTTGCCAATTAAGATCCTCCGTGTCCTCTGCCATTATATTTTTTCTAGTCGGTTCCATCTCAATAAAAATATTTGTATTGGTGTGAGTAAAATATAGACTAGAGGATTTTTCATTTTTACCCCATTCAACACCATCAATTGTTTCAAAAACTTGAAAAACATCTTTGGCATGGAAACCTTCGGCTATTTCTAAGTTCAATGATACTGACATTTTTAATACCTTATTAAAGTAACTTTATTACCTTTTATTAAATAAATGTGTTCTAAGCCATGAACAGGATAACGCTGTAGATATTTTATCATATCAGCGGGTGTAAGAACCGAATCATTTAAGTTCAGTACAATCCATTGATTCTCCTTATTGATTCCAAGTCGGATGGATCAAGATAAAACGCGCTTTGCCCATCAATGCAACGATGCCCGGCCTTCTTTAATCATCTGCTTCGTCAGCCATTGCTCATACGCTTCACGCGT
This window harbors:
- a CDS encoding IS3 family transposase (programmed frameshift), producing the protein MTKRTRRTFSAEFKLEAAQLVLDQNYTVVEAAKAMGVGKSTMDKWVRQLKQEKKGMTPQASPMTPEQIEIRELKKKLARLEEHNEILKKGYRSLDVGLTEQLSIIEKLKQSFSVTTLCHVFSVHRSSYKYWRCRPKRVSPELVKLKSLIKEVHTASNGSAGARSIADMVTAQGVKLTRYRASKIMKLLGLFSCQTPKHRYRKASQEHVEIPNHLSRQFAVTTPNQVWVGDVTYVWTGQRWMYLAVVIDLFARKPIGWAMSVSPDSKLTGKALSMAFESRGKPKGVMFHSDQGSHYTSRSYRQLLWRYQIKQSLSRRGNCWDNSPMERFFRSLKTEWIPVSGYRSFSEARQHITRYITGYYSQLRPHQYNGGLTPNESERLYWKNSKTVANFS